Below is a genomic region from Gammaproteobacteria bacterium.
GCCTGTGTTCAACTCGCCAGCGATTGCTGGAACTGCGCCATATCGAAATAATCGCGCCAGGCCTGGATCTTGCCATCGCGCAGCTCGAATACTCCCATCACCCGTATTTCGACCCATTTGCCGCCGATCCTGAAGCGGTCGGTGCGTTCGTTCATGATCAACCCGGCGACGGCGTTCTCGGCCGAGGCGTGAACCACGAATTCCAGCGCATCCGCCATTGCCACGAAGCCTTCGATGGTTGCGCGGATCGCGGCGGTGCCGTGGTTCGGGGGCTCGATCGGGATGTTGGTGTACTCCGCGTCGGGGTGGAAGAACGCCATGATCTCGTCGATATCGCGGCGGCTCCACGCGGCGATGAACTGGTCGATGATGCTCGAGTTGCTGCTCATGTTGGGGATTCCTTTGCCAGGCGGGTGAGGGACGCGGCAATGCTAGCACGCGGGTGATCTCTGGTGCCCGCGCGGCGTATAGTCCGGATTCCGGGCGCGCCACACGGGACGACTGCCATGCACGAGGGATTCTGTCTTTGCGGACAATTGCGGTTTCGCGCCGAGGGTGATCCGCGCTGGGTTGCCTATTGCCATTGCGCGAGCTGCAGGCGGCACACGGCATCGCCCGTGGCATGCTTCGTGAACTTCAGGCTCGAACAGCTCCGGTTCAGCGGCGAGCGCGCGCAGTTCGTCTCATCGCCCGGCGTGACCCGCAGCCATTGTGCCTCCTGCGGCACGCCGATCGCGTACCAGACCGAGCGCCGCGCGGGTGAAATCGATCTCTACCTGAATGCCTTCGCCAGGCCGGAGTCGTTCATGCCGCAGGCTCATGTATTTTGTGACGAGCGCCTGCCGTGGTTCGATACCCGCGACGAGCTTCCGCGTCACGCGGGGGGCGGCTGAACGAAGCGAGGCACGACAGCGGGAGCACAACGATGCACAACAGCAGGCTGGCAGGTTTCATCATCGATTGCCAGGGTGAGGATCCACACGCTGCCGCGGCGTTCTGGTCTGCTGCCCTGCGCATGCACCGGCAGATCCTGGCGGGCGAGGAGGGCGACAGATACGTTCGCCTGATCGACCCGCAGGACCGCTTGCACATCGAGGTGCAGGCCGTCGATCACCCGAGCCGGGTGCATCTCGATATCGAGAGCGATGACGTCGAGGCAGAGGTACGGCGTCTCGAAGCGCTGGGTGCGCGGCGCATCAGGCAGGTGCAAAGCTGGTGGGTCATGGAAGCGCCGACGGGGCAGCGTTTCTGCGTGGTGCAATGGGTTGGTGACAAGCCCTGAGCAGGATGGAGATTGTGATGACTGGAATTCGCATCACCGGCAAATATATCCGCGCCTTGCCGCTGGCGGCTCGGGGCCGGTCCTGGACGCGAGTTCCCGACCCATTGACGTCCTGTAAGGTGTAAACGCCGGCGCTGCGTGCGATGCTGGCATATCGGAACAATCCAGGGAGAACCGCATGAGTATCGAGACCGAATCGCGAAAAGCGCTGCGCGAACTGATCGATCTGCTGATCGAGCTCGATCAGCGCTGGGCGGGCCCGAAGTGGAATCTCGCCAGCGCCGATGATGTGGTCGGTGCGCATCGTGCGCTGATGCATGTGCTCGAAGGCGGCTTGGGCGGGATGTTCGAGAGCGATCCGGCGCATCCGGATTTCCGCCGTATCGTCACGCCCTCGCGCAAGTTCACCGGTGACAATTCCGATGCGATCTATTTCGACGCCCCGGTCAGTGCCGATCACCGCTACACGGTGCGCGGCAACACGGACGGCGCGGTATATGTATCGATCACGATCGAGGCCGGCACGGCCGATGGCAGTCTCGGCACCAGGACCGTGGGCGTGATCAACGATACCCTGTTCGATGTCGATGCCGACGGCAATTTCACGATCCGTCTCGGCGGTGAGCCGGCGCCATGCAACTGGATTGCGCTGCCCCCGGATGCCTCGCGCATCACCACGCGGCATTACTACGAAGAGGAGCGCACGGCTTCCGACAACCCGGCGCACTACCCCCGGCTCTGCATCACGGCGGACGATGTGAGCACACCGCCCTCGCCGCCAGACGATGCCACGGTTGCGGGCGGCATACGGCGCGCGGCGCAATTCGTGCGCAGCCGCACGCTCGGCATGCCGCCGATGAGCAAGGTCCAGCCGCCGCCGTTCCTGTCATTGGTGCCGAACCAGTTTCCGGCACCCGTGTTGCCGGGCAACATGGGGCTTGCCGCTTTCGATGCCGCCTATTCGATGGCACCGTTTTTCCTCGGTCCGGACCAGGCCCTGGTCATCACCGGGCGTTGGCCCCCATGCCGCTTTGCGAACGTGTGCCTGTGGAACCGTTTCCAGCAAACGCTCGATTATGCCAACCGCAGCGTTACCCTGAACCGCCGCCAGACGCGTCTCGAACGCGATGGCTCGTTCCGCATCGTGCTCGCGCACCAGGACCCCGGCGGCGGCAACTGGCTCGATACCGAGGGGCGTGCATTCGGGCTGGTGTTCTGGCGCTTCTTCCTGCCCGAAGGCGCCATCGAAACGCCACGTGCGGAGCTGGTTGCCTTTGCCGATCTTGCGCACGGTTGATGCGGCAAAGCGGATTCATGATGTTCAGGAAGAGACAGCGATGAAGGATCTGCGTGACAAGGTGGCGGTCACAACCGGCGGGGCGAGCGGAATCGGTTTCAGCCTGGCGCAACAGGCGCTGGCCAGGGGTATGCGGGTGGTGATTGCCGACATCGAGGCGACCGTACTCGAACGGGCGGCAGCGCAACTGGACGGGTCGCTGCTGTGTGTGCGTACCGATGTCTCCAACCCTGGTTCGGTAAACGAACTCGCGCGCAAGACGCTGCAGCACTTCGGTGGTGTGCACCTGCTGTTCAACAACGCCGGTGTGGGTGGTGGTGGCCCACTGTGGGAAGCGAGCGCGGCGGACTGGGAATGGGTGCTGGGCGTGAACCTGTGGGGTGTCA
It encodes:
- a CDS encoding nuclear transport factor 2 family protein, with product MSSNSSIIDQFIAAWSRRDIDEIMAFFHPDAEYTNIPIEPPNHGTAAIRATIEGFVAMADALEFVVHASAENAVAGLIMNERTDRFRIGGKWVEIRVMGVFELRDGKIQAWRDYFDMAQFQQSLAS
- a CDS encoding GFA family protein, which gives rise to MHEGFCLCGQLRFRAEGDPRWVAYCHCASCRRHTASPVACFVNFRLEQLRFSGERAQFVSSPGVTRSHCASCGTPIAYQTERRAGEIDLYLNAFARPESFMPQAHVFCDERLPWFDTRDELPRHAGGG
- a CDS encoding VOC family protein yields the protein MHNSRLAGFIIDCQGEDPHAAAAFWSAALRMHRQILAGEEGDRYVRLIDPQDRLHIEVQAVDHPSRVHLDIESDDVEAEVRRLEALGARRIRQVQSWWVMEAPTGQRFCVVQWVGDKP
- a CDS encoding DUF1214 domain-containing protein, whose translation is MSIETESRKALRELIDLLIELDQRWAGPKWNLASADDVVGAHRALMHVLEGGLGGMFESDPAHPDFRRIVTPSRKFTGDNSDAIYFDAPVSADHRYTVRGNTDGAVYVSITIEAGTADGSLGTRTVGVINDTLFDVDADGNFTIRLGGEPAPCNWIALPPDASRITTRHYYEEERTASDNPAHYPRLCITADDVSTPPSPPDDATVAGGIRRAAQFVRSRTLGMPPMSKVQPPPFLSLVPNQFPAPVLPGNMGLAAFDAAYSMAPFFLGPDQALVITGRWPPCRFANVCLWNRFQQTLDYANRSVTLNRRQTRLERDGSFRIVLAHQDPGGGNWLDTEGRAFGLVFWRFFLPEGAIETPRAELVAFADLAHG